In Desulfovibrio sp. 86, the following proteins share a genomic window:
- a CDS encoding amino acid ABC transporter permease translates to MQANWNWGIFFEQAPFGNVTYLNWLIDGFLTTAALFICAWIVAFIVGSFFGILRTLPSNFFRSVGATYVAIFRNIPLIVQFFIWYLAAPDLLPYDLSVWFKSELNPNAQFFILSTCALGLFTGARVCEQVRSGILALSRGQRYAALALGLTLPQTYRYVLLPNAYRIIIPPLTSEMLNMVKNTAVASTIGLVELTSQANRLLEFSGFAYESFIAVTLAYVFLNFIVMRLMRMLEKKMRLPSTGMGGKNV, encoded by the coding sequence ATGCAGGCTAACTGGAACTGGGGCATTTTTTTTGAACAAGCGCCGTTCGGAAACGTCACCTACCTCAACTGGTTGATTGACGGTTTTCTCACTACCGCGGCTCTTTTTATCTGTGCCTGGATTGTAGCCTTCATAGTAGGCTCTTTTTTCGGTATATTACGTACCTTGCCCAGCAATTTTTTTCGGAGCGTGGGCGCCACGTATGTTGCCATTTTTCGCAACATCCCCCTGATCGTTCAATTTTTTATCTGGTATCTGGCGGCCCCCGATCTTCTGCCGTATGACCTCAGCGTCTGGTTTAAATCCGAGCTGAACCCCAATGCGCAGTTTTTCATTCTTTCCACCTGTGCGCTCGGGCTGTTTACAGGCGCGCGCGTCTGTGAACAGGTACGGTCGGGCATTCTGGCGCTTTCGCGCGGGCAGCGCTACGCGGCCCTAGCCCTGGGCCTCACCCTGCCCCAGACCTATCGATACGTGCTGCTTCCCAATGCCTACCGCATTATCATACCCCCATTGACCTCAGAAATGCTCAATATGGTCAAGAACACGGCTGTGGCTTCCACAATCGGACTGGTGGAGCTCACGTCACAGGCAAACCGCCTGCTGGAATTTTCGGGCTTTGCCTATGAATCCTTTATTGCCGTTACCCTGGCCTATGTATTTCTGAACTTTATCGTCATGCGTCTCATGAGGATGCTTGAAAAGAAAATGCGGCTGCCCTCCACAGGCATGGGAGGCAAAAATGTTTGA
- a CDS encoding glutamate/aspartate ABC transporter substrate-binding protein: MTLKKIFLSALAGLLLLTAAHASAQAEELTGTLKKIKETGVIVVGHRESSVPFSYYDLQQNVIGYAQDYSNKVVDAVKKQLNMPDLKVRFVPITSQNRIPLLQNGTYDFECGSTTNNLDRQQQVDFSNTFFIVGTRLLTHKNSGIKDFDDLKGKNVAVTAGTTSEMLLNKMNDEKKLGINVISVKDHGDAFRTVESGRAVAFFIDDALLAGERAKAKKPADWVIVGTPQSFEAYGCMVRKGDAPFKKLVDGTIAELQLNGEAEKSYQRWFKQPIPPKGMNMNFDMSDEMKNLFKAPNDKALN, translated from the coding sequence ATGACCCTGAAAAAAATCTTTTTGTCCGCGCTGGCAGGCTTGCTGCTGCTGACCGCCGCCCATGCATCTGCCCAGGCGGAAGAACTGACCGGCACCTTGAAAAAAATTAAGGAAACCGGCGTAATCGTTGTAGGGCATCGCGAATCCTCCGTACCTTTTTCATACTATGACTTGCAGCAGAACGTCATCGGCTATGCGCAAGACTATTCCAACAAGGTTGTTGACGCTGTGAAAAAGCAGCTCAACATGCCCGACCTGAAAGTGCGTTTTGTACCCATTACCTCGCAAAACCGCATTCCTCTGCTCCAGAACGGCACCTACGATTTTGAGTGTGGTTCAACCACCAACAATCTTGACCGTCAGCAGCAAGTGGATTTTTCCAACACCTTCTTTATTGTCGGCACCCGCCTGCTTACGCACAAAAACTCCGGCATCAAAGACTTTGACGACCTCAAGGGCAAGAATGTGGCCGTCACCGCCGGGACCACTTCCGAAATGCTGCTGAACAAGATGAATGACGAAAAGAAGCTTGGCATCAACGTCATCAGCGTCAAAGACCATGGCGATGCCTTCCGCACTGTGGAATCCGGCCGTGCCGTGGCCTTCTTTATTGACGACGCCCTGCTGGCCGGCGAACGCGCCAAGGCCAAAAAGCCTGCCGACTGGGTCATCGTGGGCACCCCCCAGAGCTTTGAAGCTTACGGCTGCATGGTTCGCAAGGGTGACGCCCCCTTCAAGAAGCTGGTGGACGGCACCATTGCCGAACTGCAACTGAACGGCGAAGCTGAAAAATCTTACCAGCGCTGGTTCAAACAGCCCATCCCCCCCAAGGGCATGAACATGAACTTTGACATGTCCGACGAAATGAAGAACCTGTTCAAGGCCCCCAACGACAAAGCCCTGAATTAA
- a CDS encoding PhoH family protein — protein sequence MAVQSSMNETVEFDDSALANQLFGPHNAHLDLLAVASGARITSRGARILIESSDADVRQVLCNVFVQLYELLRGGLVLSQQDFARAYEMLRADPGLNLSQIFRDAVFVNTPRKTVTARNVAQRTYLDLLRRHELVFAVGPAGTGKTYLAVAMALSMFQQHKVKRIVLTRPAVEAGERLGFLPGDLAEKVNPYLRPLYDALHDMMPQPKVASMMEVGSIEVAPLAFMRGRTLNDAFIILDEAQNTTQEQMKMFLTRMGFGSRMVVTGDITQIDLPMQPGGQRPRSGLIHALNILPDVPGLAVHRFSKADVVRHPLVGAIVNAYDNAEKDGTAS from the coding sequence ATGGCAGTACAATCTTCCATGAATGAAACCGTTGAATTTGACGATTCAGCCCTGGCAAATCAGCTGTTTGGGCCCCACAATGCGCATCTCGACCTGTTGGCTGTGGCCAGCGGGGCGCGCATCACAAGCCGTGGAGCCCGTATTCTGATCGAATCGTCAGATGCGGATGTTCGTCAGGTCTTGTGCAATGTTTTTGTGCAGCTGTATGAATTGCTGCGGGGCGGCCTTGTTCTGAGCCAGCAGGACTTCGCGCGCGCGTATGAGATGCTCAGGGCAGACCCCGGGCTGAACCTGTCGCAGATTTTTCGCGATGCGGTTTTTGTGAATACGCCCCGCAAAACGGTCACGGCCCGCAATGTGGCCCAGCGCACCTATCTTGATCTTTTACGGCGTCATGAGCTGGTTTTTGCCGTTGGCCCGGCTGGCACGGGCAAAACCTATCTGGCTGTGGCCATGGCCCTGTCCATGTTTCAGCAGCACAAGGTCAAACGTATCGTGCTCACCCGTCCGGCGGTGGAAGCGGGAGAACGTCTGGGTTTTCTGCCCGGCGATCTGGCGGAAAAAGTCAATCCCTACCTTCGGCCCCTCTATGACGCCCTGCACGATATGATGCCCCAGCCCAAGGTAGCATCCATGATGGAGGTAGGCTCCATTGAAGTGGCCCCCCTTGCCTTTATGCGGGGGCGCACACTCAATGACGCCTTCATAATTTTGGACGAAGCCCAGAATACCACTCAGGAACAGATGAAAATGTTTCTCACGCGCATGGGTTTTGGCTCGCGGATGGTCGTTACCGGCGATATTACGCAGATTGATCTGCCTATGCAGCCTGGGGGCCAGCGTCCGCGTTCAGGGCTCATTCATGCGCTGAATATCCTTCCTGATGTGCCTGGTTTGGCCGTACACCGCTTCAGCAAAGCTGACGTTGTGCGCCATCCTTTGGTGGGAGCCATTGTAAACGCCTATGATAACGCAGAAAAAGACGGCACGGCCAGCTAG
- a CDS encoding HD family phosphohydrolase yields MITQKKTARPASFLALIHALRARHHCGWGLAALIITFFALSLLAGANFEVVPRIYVAGQVADSDVVADRDILVEDTQATKARRKQVLFLQPPVYDLSLEPYVAFQNRIVEILRSLNNGVDYKAQEGPLQRLADELTPPVTDEVLPELSHPEVQSYLLKTLLPSIREHMAEGLVGDIRSARVGRSGVIIRNLDNNTEILRPDVTNLPDVQSFLAEVSSIVRQVPALNAQSRRAINILLSATVPASLTLNREATQKRGNAVMSMVEPVYYQILKGELLIRKGERVSREQQIKLQTLYKSASDPMHWGTAMGTFLCSLVLSVGFFVAPSGKPGTPLRCKDMLLISLLLLLFSVGAKIVYVLGLRMDSVTFLNTLCLGFPVAGAVGLVAMVFAARRYCTMGLLLSFFTMLMFQEDFYFFLFQFLGGMLATWLVTNAQSRQDVVWSIVPLTIGQSLIWFGTALLSQTAPAELPVQLAAVAINSLLSLILLFAVSPVLELSFGYSTRFRLMELMSLEQPLMQELMVTVPGTYHHSLVVSNMVEAGAKAIGANSLLCKVAALYHDVGKLSYPEYFIENQFGGPNKHDKLAPSMSALILLSHVKKGTELAERYKLGQDIVDIISQHHGTRIIRYFYQKALNLGEKPRESDYSYLGPRPQTKEAAILMLADSVEASSRTLTDPTPARIKSHIDAIIKGIFSEGQLDESELTFKDLHYLSENFQRILTGIFHQRIAYPDAKIRDVASKVGGKADGKTDAKPEGKTDGRPDAKSDGKPDVKSDGKPDVRVESKADARQEPNGETAGAATPATGMPVLPHVPVVTPHAAAQGGAKNGGAENVKSERTSTAPTNGGRPDLSAAAAQPGQPVQSGQAGQNQTGQAGQPESSGKSGQQDQPGQTSQAGQPGQASGQVQPGQGTPQKPSDKGAR; encoded by the coding sequence ATGATAACGCAGAAAAAGACGGCACGGCCAGCTAGCTTTCTGGCTCTCATACATGCATTGAGGGCGCGGCATCACTGCGGTTGGGGGCTGGCGGCCCTCATCATTACTTTTTTTGCCCTGTCGCTTCTGGCCGGGGCCAATTTCGAAGTGGTGCCCAGAATCTATGTGGCCGGGCAGGTGGCGGATTCGGACGTTGTCGCCGACCGCGACATTCTTGTGGAAGATACGCAGGCCACCAAGGCGCGCCGCAAGCAGGTGCTGTTCTTGCAGCCCCCTGTGTACGACCTGAGCCTGGAACCCTATGTGGCTTTTCAGAACCGCATTGTGGAGATTTTGCGCAGCCTGAATAACGGGGTGGACTACAAAGCCCAGGAAGGCCCTTTGCAGCGCCTGGCCGACGAACTGACCCCGCCCGTGACTGACGAGGTGCTGCCTGAACTGTCGCATCCCGAGGTTCAGTCCTATCTGCTGAAAACGCTGCTGCCCAGCATCCGCGAGCACATGGCCGAAGGGCTTGTGGGCGACATACGTTCGGCCAGGGTCGGACGCAGCGGCGTTATCATCCGCAATCTTGATAATAATACGGAAATCCTGCGCCCCGACGTGACCAACCTGCCCGATGTGCAATCGTTTCTGGCAGAGGTTTCTTCCATTGTCCGGCAGGTTCCCGCCCTGAACGCGCAGTCGCGGCGGGCCATCAATATTCTGCTTTCCGCCACTGTGCCAGCCTCGCTCACGCTTAACCGGGAAGCCACGCAAAAGCGCGGCAACGCCGTCATGAGCATGGTGGAGCCGGTTTACTATCAAATTCTCAAGGGCGAACTCTTGATACGCAAGGGTGAGCGTGTCAGCCGCGAACAACAGATAAAACTGCAAACCCTGTATAAATCCGCGTCCGACCCCATGCATTGGGGCACGGCCATGGGAACCTTTTTGTGTTCCCTGGTCCTGAGCGTCGGTTTTTTTGTGGCGCCCAGCGGCAAGCCCGGAACACCGCTGCGCTGTAAAGATATGCTGCTGATTTCGCTGCTGCTTCTGCTTTTTAGCGTAGGGGCGAAGATTGTCTATGTGCTGGGTCTGCGCATGGACAGCGTGACCTTTCTCAATACCCTGTGCCTGGGCTTTCCCGTGGCGGGCGCCGTGGGGCTGGTGGCCATGGTCTTTGCGGCCCGGCGCTACTGCACCATGGGGCTTTTGCTGTCGTTCTTCACCATGCTCATGTTTCAGGAAGATTTTTACTTCTTTCTGTTCCAGTTTCTTGGGGGCATGCTGGCCACATGGCTTGTGACCAACGCCCAGAGCCGTCAGGATGTGGTGTGGAGCATCGTGCCCCTGACCATAGGCCAGTCGCTCATCTGGTTCGGCACGGCCCTGCTGTCGCAGACAGCCCCGGCAGAACTGCCTGTGCAGCTTGCCGCGGTGGCCATCAACAGCCTGCTGTCGCTGATCCTGCTTTTTGCCGTCAGCCCCGTGCTGGAACTGAGCTTTGGCTACAGTACGCGCTTCCGCCTGATGGAACTCATGAGCCTTGAACAGCCGCTTATGCAGGAGCTTATGGTGACGGTGCCCGGCACCTACCACCATTCGCTGGTGGTATCCAACATGGTGGAAGCCGGAGCCAAGGCCATTGGCGCCAACAGCCTGCTGTGCAAGGTGGCGGCGCTCTATCATGACGTGGGCAAGCTGTCCTATCCCGAATATTTCATCGAAAACCAGTTTGGCGGCCCCAACAAGCACGACAAGCTTGCGCCGTCCATGAGCGCGCTTATTTTGCTGTCCCATGTCAAAAAAGGCACGGAACTGGCCGAACGCTACAAACTGGGCCAAGACATAGTGGATATCATCAGCCAGCACCACGGTACGCGCATCATCCGCTATTTCTACCAGAAAGCCCTCAATTTGGGCGAAAAACCCAGAGAGTCCGATTACAGCTACCTGGGACCAAGGCCGCAGACCAAGGAAGCCGCCATTCTCATGCTGGCCGACTCGGTGGAGGCTTCAAGCCGTACGCTCACCGATCCTACCCCTGCACGCATCAAGAGCCATATTGACGCCATCATCAAGGGGATTTTCTCCGAAGGGCAGTTGGACGAGTCTGAACTGACGTTCAAGGATCTGCATTATCTCAGCGAGAATTTCCAGCGCATCCTTACGGGTATTTTTCACCAGCGTATTGCCTATCCCGACGCCAAGATTCGCGACGTTGCCAGCAAGGTCGGGGGTAAGGCTGACGGCAAGACGGACGCCAAGCCCGAAGGAAAGACCGATGGCAGGCCGGACGCCAAATCCGACGGTAAACCGGATGTCAAATCCGACGGCAAGCCGGATGTCCGGGTGGAAAGCAAGGCAGACGCGCGGCAGGAGCCCAATGGTGAGACCGCAGGCGCTGCCACCCCGGCTACGGGTATGCCAGTGCTTCCCCATGTTCCCGTTGTTACGCCCCATGCCGCAGCGCAGGGCGGAGCGAAGAATGGCGGCGCGGAAAATGTGAAATCCGAAAGAACGTCCACCGCGCCCACAAACGGCGGCCGCCCGGATCTTTCCGCCGCTGCGGCACAGCCAGGCCAGCCCGTCCAGTCGGGGCAAGCAGGGCAGAACCAGACAGGCCAGGCAGGGCAGCCCGAGTCGTCAGGCAAATCAGGTCAGCAAGACCAACCAGGGCAAACAAGTCAAGCGGGCCAGCCAGGCCAGGCATCAGGACAAGTCCAGCCAGGACAGGGCACGCCGCAAAAACCTTCGGACAAAGGGGCGCGGTGA
- the ybeY gene encoding rRNA maturation RNase YbeY, protein MLEILPDAAQSAAEGFQVPAEVELFLLDDAAIADANARHLGCAGPTNILSFPGGAETPGVLLLSLDTLCRECLLYGQDPSEHAVRLLAHGMGHLCGLDHGPAMDALCERYMDAGCAALCSEGRAEPAGAVSF, encoded by the coding sequence ATGCTCGAAATTCTTCCGGATGCGGCCCAGAGTGCCGCCGAAGGATTTCAGGTCCCGGCGGAAGTGGAGCTTTTTCTGCTGGACGATGCCGCCATTGCGGATGCCAACGCCAGACATCTCGGCTGCGCAGGCCCTACCAATATTCTTTCCTTTCCCGGCGGGGCGGAAACTCCCGGAGTTTTACTGCTTTCGCTGGACACGCTGTGCAGGGAGTGCCTGCTGTACGGGCAGGATCCGTCCGAGCATGCCGTGCGGCTTCTGGCCCACGGCATGGGGCATTTGTGCGGATTGGATCATGGCCCGGCCATGGACGCCCTTTGTGAACGCTACATGGACGCGGGCTGTGCGGCTCTGTGCAGTGAAGGGAGAGCGGAGCCTGCTGGAGCCGTGTCGTTTTGA
- a CDS encoding HD domain-containing protein: MELYLVGGAVRDMLVGRTPTELDFAFDGTVEDFLDAHPDARRVGKSVHVCLWRGRECMPLRGNSPVSDLMARDLTVNALALDSAGRLYAHPQAYHDLRRRILRPASPTSFASDPTRIFRLARFAAAWPDWSIDKNAFEQMRALSVADLAALPAERVGREIVKALGAPAPARFFRVLAQGQALRPWLAELDEASRIPAGPEQWHSNSVLGHSLRIMDMVAGDAVTAWMALCHDLGKIQTDPALLPHHYGHEKRGIALSAELARRLRLPDRFARAGALAAAEHMKGGMYSMLRPGTRRDLLWRVHASGLDQRFWRLVDADSGSPVSTVALAHLAVLLDLRLPEAWRNKGESSARKLRDMHCQALAKL, from the coding sequence ATGGAACTTTACCTCGTTGGCGGCGCGGTGCGCGACATGCTGGTGGGCCGGACGCCCACGGAACTGGATTTCGCCTTTGACGGCACTGTGGAAGATTTTCTGGATGCTCATCCCGATGCCCGCCGTGTGGGCAAAAGCGTACATGTTTGCCTGTGGCGCGGGCGTGAATGCATGCCCCTGCGCGGAAACAGCCCCGTAAGCGACCTCATGGCGCGTGACCTCACGGTCAATGCCCTGGCCCTGGACAGCGCGGGAAGACTGTATGCGCACCCGCAGGCCTATCACGATCTGCGGCGGCGTATTCTGCGCCCGGCCTCTCCCACGTCTTTTGCCAGCGATCCCACAAGAATCTTCCGCCTGGCGCGCTTTGCCGCCGCCTGGCCTGACTGGAGCATTGACAAAAATGCCTTTGAGCAGATGCGCGCGCTTTCGGTAGCGGATCTTGCCGCTCTGCCCGCCGAACGTGTGGGCCGCGAAATTGTCAAAGCTCTGGGGGCTCCGGCTCCTGCCCGCTTTTTTCGCGTGCTGGCCCAGGGGCAAGCCTTGCGGCCCTGGCTGGCGGAACTGGACGAAGCAAGCCGAATTCCGGCGGGCCCAGAGCAATGGCACAGCAATTCGGTTCTCGGCCACAGTCTGCGCATTATGGACATGGTCGCTGGAGACGCCGTGACGGCCTGGATGGCCCTTTGTCATGATCTCGGAAAAATCCAGACCGATCCTGCCCTGCTGCCGCATCACTACGGCCATGAAAAACGTGGCATCGCCCTGAGCGCGGAACTGGCGCGCCGCCTGCGCCTGCCAGATCGCTTTGCCAGGGCCGGAGCACTTGCGGCAGCCGAACATATGAAAGGCGGCATGTATTCAATGCTTCGGCCCGGAACCCGCCGCGACCTGCTCTGGCGGGTTCACGCATCAGGGCTTGACCAGCGTTTCTGGCGCCTGGTGGATGCGGACAGCGGCAGCCCGGTCAGCACAGTGGCTCTTGCACATCTGGCTGTGCTTCTTGATTTGCGCCTCCCCGAGGCATGGCGCAACAAAGGGGAAAGTTCAGCCCGAAAGCTGCGGGACATGCATTGTCAGGCACTGGCGAAACTTTAG
- a CDS encoding biotin--[acetyl-CoA-carboxylase] ligase, with the protein MVAVCHSHPHEGSEERASTPDSRPPAIWRFGHVASCLDAAMHMAASGLLAPWDSVQCAAQSAGRGQLRRTWYSPPGNIYVALRMPVSPPFDGSAAAPATAFLLAEALRSEGWPVQLKWPNDIVIADADGQPKKLAGILLEERGGILLAGMGINVDFSPPAAILRADAAMEATCLRDVCRHAEGQYISTAEALWQRLVMLMHSAYIDCHSFSEQWKKRADSLLLWRGKNVELRDDGRIVRGWLTGLSPAGGLCLNQNGRLEEFFSGSLLLTGRAAVKG; encoded by the coding sequence ATGGTCGCAGTATGTCACAGTCATCCACATGAGGGAAGCGAGGAGAGGGCTTCAACGCCAGATTCGCGCCCGCCCGCCATCTGGCGTTTTGGACATGTGGCCTCATGCCTTGATGCCGCCATGCATATGGCCGCCAGCGGCCTGCTTGCGCCGTGGGACAGCGTGCAGTGCGCCGCCCAGAGCGCCGGACGTGGGCAATTGCGGCGCACCTGGTATTCGCCGCCGGGCAATATCTATGTGGCCCTGCGGATGCCTGTGAGCCCGCCTTTTGACGGTTCCGCAGCGGCCCCGGCCACAGCGTTTTTATTGGCGGAAGCCTTGCGGAGCGAGGGCTGGCCTGTGCAGCTCAAGTGGCCTAACGATATTGTCATTGCGGACGCTGACGGGCAGCCCAAAAAACTTGCGGGTATTCTGCTTGAGGAGCGCGGCGGCATACTGCTTGCGGGTATGGGCATCAACGTGGATTTTTCCCCGCCAGCCGCCATATTACGGGCAGACGCCGCCATGGAGGCCACCTGTCTGCGTGACGTTTGCAGGCATGCGGAGGGGCAATATATTTCTACAGCGGAAGCCCTATGGCAACGGCTTGTAATGCTCATGCATTCAGCATATATTGACTGCCACTCATTTTCCGAGCAGTGGAAAAAGCGCGCTGACAGCCTTTTGCTGTGGCGTGGAAAGAATGTGGAGCTGCGCGACGATGGGCGCATTGTGCGCGGCTGGTTGACGGGTTTGAGCCCGGCAGGCGGCCTTTGTCTTAACCAAAACGGACGGCTTGAGGAATTTTTCAGCGGAAGCCTTCTGCTAACCGGCAGAGCAGCAGTAAAGGGTTAA